The nucleotide sequence ACTTGGGACCATTGGAGTCGCGTCACCGCGATCAGTGGGAGCTCAACCTCAGCAGATGGGAGAGCACCAAAGCGTCGATCGCTGAAACGGTGTTTTCCACAGAAGATGGCTACGCATTTGATGAGTGGAGCCTGAAACGTTACGGTGTCAACGATCTGTTACTTGATAGCGGGCTTTCGCTTTTTGATGAACGGCCATTTGCCAATATCCATATTCCGAAAGGACATTTTGAACTGTCCAGGTTTACCCATCTTCCTGAACAGCATCCAACTAGCCGTTCGGTTTTTTCCTTCGATCGTGGACGGTTGCAACGACACAGAATTGCCCAAGATAGGATTATTGAGACTGAGTTGCTATATTTGCACCTTCAGAAACGCCCGATGGGGCTAAGCGTATCGCCTGAGCAGATCGATCGATTCCTGGTTGTACCCAACCAAATTGTCGAACTCCCAGGGGAACTAAATGACGATAGGATCCGTCGGCTGGGACGTCCACGTTTCTTCTATCCATACTTTTTTCGATTCAAATACGAGAATTCGAGGAAGAAGATCGGAAGGGCGATGAAGCGGTGAGCCCATTGGCGGATGCCGTAGTGAAGGCCAATTCCCCCACCATCCAAGAATTGCCTGGTCGAACCGAGGAGTCCATACCTCGCTCAAACCGCTCGTATCGAACGAGCTTGCGTACTGGATTTCAGTGGACGTTCATAGGCAATTCCGTTTACGCTGCCTCTCAATGGGGAATTCTTGCGGTTTTAAATAAGGTAGGGTCCACCGAAGCAGCCGGGTTGTTTCTATTAGCGCATGCCATTGTTTCACCCGCTGCTCTATTTTTTAACTTTAATTTCCGTGTTGTCTGGGTAACGGACGCTGCTGCAAACATACGGTTTGGAGAATTCGTGTGTGCAAGATTAGTCTATAGCGTGCTTCTGTTGGTTTTCGTTGTCGCTATCGGGCTGATAATGCCAGATGCAAACACAAGCATCGTTTTATCTCTTGTCGCAATGGGAATAGCTGCAGCTGGACTGTCAATTTCAGATTTGTTCTGTGGGCTATTTCAAAAACAGGAACGTCTCGATTTATCCGCGCGAACCACCATGTTTCGGGGAATCCTTAATTTTGGCTCCTTCGCATGCACATTTTGCTCAACTCGAAATGTCGTCGCGTCGATCGCAGCGATGGGAATCGCTCGGATCTTCCTTGTACTCTTTCATGATTTACCTCTTGCGAATTCGCTTTTTGGACAACAACGCACTTGGCGACCCAATCCCGAATTTGGGCTCAAATTTTCCTGGGAATCGACACGCACATTGACGTGCATAGGCCTCCCACTGGGGATCAATGCGATAGCTGGCTCGCTAACACCGCAGATCCCCAGACTCATACTAAACTACCAAAATGGACTGGAAGCTCTCGGTGTTTTTGGTTCGATCTCTCAGGTAATTGCAATCGGTTCCATGGTGATAACAGCCCTAGGAACCGTATTTATGCCGCGACTGTCTAAAGCTCATCAAAAAGGTGACGTCAAGCAGTTTGTATATTTGACGTTTTGGTCGATTGCCGTAGCTATCGCTATTGGAACTACTGCGGTCTGCGTCTCTTCGCTCATTGGGGAGAGATTATTGCGATTGCTCTACACACCAGAGTATTCGCAATATCAGTCTGTACTCGTGATTTGCATGTTGGCGGCGACGGGCTCTTTTGCTGGGTGTATTTGCGGCATGATCATCGCTTCGGCACGCCGTTTTTCGCTAGTACTCGTTGCCTCACTCTCGCAGTGCTCTATGGCACTGATTGCGGCATTGCTTTTCATACCAAGATTCGGCTTGCATGGTGCTGCATACTCACTGGTGGTCAGCAATATCATCATGTGCATTCTGTATGCGGTATTTCTTGCCAGTGTGGTGAGGGACTTGCGTCACGCGGCAGTTTCATGATTGACGACTTAAAAGAAGACTTTTTGCGAGTTCGGAGGAAATTCTCCAGTCGCATACCGCTGGTGACTCTCGCTGCGGTCTCGGCCTCCGTTCTATTTCTACCGCAATTGCGAACCGTGTTTCTCTATCGATTGGCTAGATGGTTTCGAACGCATCGCTTGAGTATTCTGGCGAGATTGTTTGACATCCTCAATCTCCAATTGTGTTTCTGTGAAATTAGTTCAGCAGCAGAAATTGGTCCGGGATTAGAAATTGCGCACGTGGGCGCGATCACCATTGGCGGTGGAACGAGACTGGGACGTCGATGCGTGATATTTCAGGGAGTTCTTATCGGCAATAGCTTTAATCATCTAGGAATCAAGAAAAACGCCGATGGTCGTCACCAGCCCGTAATTGGAGACCAGGTTGTAGTGGGAGCGGGTGCGAAAATCCTCGGCCCTGTTTGCATCGGCTCCAACGTCATTGTCGGGGCCAATTCCGTGGTGGTTTCGGACATTAGTCCTGGAAGCGTCGCGGTGGGGATACCGGCTCGCACGATTCCCGGTGACGCTGAGCGAATTCCAGCAATAATAATAGACTGATAAGAACAATCGCGTTGAATCTTTTGTTTCGAATATCGATTGGGTGGACATTCTGCCTGCTAGCTTTAGGGTCGGCACTTCTGTTTTTCGAAGAGTGCCACCATTGGTACGTGCTTCCCCTAACCCTTTGTGGGCTGCTAGTATCTCCAGACGCGGTGGCCTGGTTTGCACGCGAGGGAGATTCCCTTGACCTATACAATGTGACAGGATTATTTGGTGTAATCTTTTTTTTTCTGATCCCTGTCTTCAGCATTCCGTTCGGTCCAAGGCTTGCGTTTATTTTTGATCAGCCGGAAGACTACAGACCTTGGATTGGGATGGTTGCATCATTCAATGCTCTAGGGCTTCTAGCCTACTATTCAGCACGGGCGTTGACGGACCTTGCCAAACCGGGGAGGGGAAAGTCCTGGCAAGTTTGCCCGGAGCGCTTTTTTGTTGTGGCCCCGTTGCTACTATCATTATCTTTGGCTGCACAAGCATTGTTCCTGGTGCGAGTCGGCGGTTTGGGTGCAGTTGTAACCAAGGAAGCCAACCTCAGTGGAATGGGAATTCTATTCCTTTTCTCCGAATCATTTCCCTATTTGCTTTTTGTTTCAATCGTTTTATACTTTCGAATCGATGGCCGGAAGATACCCTCTGGAATATTGCTTGGGCTATTCCTTGCAACGATTTTGCTGATGTTTGCATTCGGTGGACTACGAGGCAGTCGGAGCAACTTTTTGGCTGGCGTGATCTCAATTGCAACGTTGATGCACTACACACAGCAGCGTATAAGGCGGCGTTGGCTAATCATGAGTGCAATTCCCATCTTTGCATTCCTGGTCGTTTATGGTGTTTACAAGAGCCTAAGACACAAAATCGTTGAAGTTGAATCACTTGAAGAGTTTTCTGAAGTATCGTCCACACATAATCGAACGTGGCAGGGAATGATCATCGGCGACATTGGTCGATCGAGTATCGAAGCCTATACACTATATAAACTATCAACAGGAGACGACTACGAATATGCGAAGGGAAGCACTTACCTTGCCGCAGTAACATTGCTGGCGCCAAGGTCGCTCAGGCCACCGCTGCGGACTAGTACGATCGCCGGCACAGACTTGCTATATGGGATGGGAAGCTACACAGGCTACGGCAAGGGAGCTGTTCGATCAACACGGATCTTCGGGGTTGCAGGTGAAGCGATGCTGAATTTCGGACCTTGGTTCATTCCCGTTGCATTTTTCCTTGTGGGGATCGTCATGTCTAGGTCGAGAGCCTTTGTTCGCAATACACCTTTGTGTGACATGCGTTTTCTAGCCTATCCCTTCGTCTTTCGAGTTCTATTAACTATTTGGATGCTTGATCAAGCGAATGTAGTGTTTGCGTTGTTCAAGAATGGCGCCTTTCCGCTACTTTTTGTTATCCTGGTGTCAAGACGGCAGGCGTTGACCAACCACGGGATCCATACGACCTTTTCAGGTCCGTCAAACGCTGGACTGACCGAACCGCTTAAGCTTGAAGGCCAGTTAAATTAGTGCGCTTCGTTTCTCGGAGTTTCGAAAATCAAGTTCTTCTCATCACCCTCAAAGAGTGCGCTGTAAGCAATCTAAAAATGAAATATCATGGCAATCTGCTCTTCGTCGCCGACTCGGTCTACACAAAGCATGAGAATGAAATCTTTGGGCTTCGCGTCTTCGGCCGAGAGTTCTTCGATGCATACTTAAAGGTTTTTGACACTGTAACAATCTGTGCTCGAGTTCAGCAAGTGGATCAACGTCCAAAGGATCTACCGCGGACCGACAGCGAACGAATTCGTTTTGTCGGCCTGCCCAACGTCCATGGCATTAGATGGTTGCTCGGATGTGACACTAGAATTCGGTCCTCCATCTCGACTGCTGCCGAAAAGGCCGATGCATTAGTTTCACGCGTTCCGTCGACTACGGGGTTCATTGCATATCATGCTGCGAAGAAGTTGCGTAAGCCATTTTTGGCTGAGGTTGTCGGCGATCCCCTGGACTCGATCTCGAACTATGGAAAAGGGCCAGCGTTTCAGGCACTCGGGTGGATTTACTATCTGCGGTTCAAACGGTTCATGAAACAACAGAAACTGGCATCTTACGTCAGTCGGAGAATTCTCGGTGTGCGTTATCCGGCTGCCGACGATGCTCTAGTCGAGGAATACAGTTCGGTCAGACTATCCGCAGATAGACTGCTTCAATCAAAAGCTTATGATGCCCCCCCAAAGACTCTGCAGGTCCTCTGTTTACTCAGTTTTCTGGGTTACAAACGTCACATCGACTTGATACACGCTGCCGAGATACTCCATCGAGCAGGAATCAGCTTTCATTTGCACATGGCAGGTGACGGACCGGAGAAATCTTTTATCGTTCAACGCTGTCAAGAGCTGGGAATTTCCGATGCAACGACGTTTTACGGTTATGTGGCTGATGCGCAGGAACTCAACGAAATCATTGATCGATGCAACGTGGTTGTTGTTCCCTCTGCACAGGAAGGTTTGCCGCGATCCATGCTGGAAGGGATGTCTCGGGGGCTTGCTGCGACTGGTTCGGAAGTTGGAGGAATTCCCGACTTGGCCAGGGAGACCGAGGTATTTTCCCTAGGCGACGTAGACCATCTTGCGAAAATACTTAAACGTTTTGCCGGGAGTGCCAAAGAACTTTCTGCTGCAAGTGAGCACGCCATCAACACGGCACGTCAATATACGGCTCCCATCCTTGAGCCTCGCAGAACGCGAATGTATCAGGCACTTGCCAATCAAGCCGGTTGCAACGACGCCATCATATAACGACCGAAAAAGTGAATACTCTTTGGCTTCAAATTCGTTGGGCGTTGCCGGTATGGTTCTGCCTATTGGTCACCGGTTGGATGCCGGACAACCGAATCGCGATTCGATTGCGTGGTTGGTTGGTCTCGTTCTTCGTCAAGAAATGCGACGGAAAATTTGAACTGGGAAAGGACGTAACGTTGCTCAACACACATCGGCTTACCATTGGACAGTCCTGCTACTTTGCGAAAGGAACGTGGCTCAATGCGATGGGAGGAGTAACGATTGATGACGAAGTCGTCTTATCTCCCTACGTCGTAGTCGCATCAAGTAACCATGGCTTCAGGAATGGATCGGTACGGTTTGGAGGCGCCCATCCGGCGCCAATTCGTATTGGACGAGGCTCCTGGGTCGCGTCTCATAGCGTCGTGACCGCTGGCGTCAGCATCGGCGGAGGCTGCCTGGTTGCAGCAAACTCAGTCGTTACCCAAGACATGCCAGATGATTGGATTGTAGGTGGCGCCCCCGCAACTAGAATTAGAGAGCGTATCGACAATCCCAGTAGTGTGGTGCAACAGTGTCAAATTCAGAACTAGCCCGTATATTTATAGCGACAGAACAATCATCTCCACTCGCCCAAAACACGGCTATCGACAACGCTGGTATCGTCGCCACGCCTGAAATGTGCCTCAAGGAAAGACCACTTGAGGGAAAAAAACTTTGTGTGATTGTCACGGCCTCAGTGACTCTCAGTGCCCTTTATCGCGGACAGTTTGATTTTCTCATTAACGAGGGAATGCAAGTAACGGCAGTCTCTGCACCCGGAGCGGATCTGGAAGAGATTGAGAAACTCGGAGTACGAGTGGAGCCGATTGCCATGGAGCGAGAGCCCAGACCCACCCGCGATTTGATGTCACTGTATCGTTTGTGGCGGTTTCTGCGACGGGAACGATTTGACATCGTGCATGTTTCGACACCCAAAGCCGGGTTCTTGGGTGCCGTGGCTGCACGATTGGCTTGTCAACCTTGTATTGTGTTTACCTTACGGGGTCGCACCTACGAAAACCTTTCGGGTCTTAAACGAGGTCTTTTTGCCGGTCTTGATCGAACGACCTGTTCAATAGCGAAATTGGTGATTCCCATTTGCAGAGAACTTGGCGATGCAGTGATTCGTGAAGGGATTTGTCGGCGAGAGAAGCTGCGATTTGTCGGCAAAGGATCCAGCAACGGGATTGAGGCCTCAAGATTCCATCGTGACGCCGAAGCCGAAGCGACAGCTACTGATCTAAGGAAACAACTCGGCATCGACAATCAAGACATCGTCGTTTTGTTCGTGGGAAGAATTCGACGCGAGAAGGGAGTCAATGAATTGGTCGAGGCCATGAAGCCACTATTGAACCACTACCCCCATTTGCACATGGTGATGGTGGGAAGCCCGGAATCTTCAGACCCGATCAACTCCGAAACCGAAGTTGAAATCAAATCGAACGATCGAATTCACGAACTCGGGTGGTTGCCCAATCCTGAACGCGCCTTTTGGACGGCAGACATCGTCGCCATGCCCAGCTATCGGGAGGGATTTGGCAACGTCGCCTTGGAGGCTGGAGCCGCGGGACTGCCCGTCGTGGGATTCGACATCATGGGATTGCGTGAAGCGATTGAAGATGGTGAATCAGGCATTTTAGTGCCACTGCGAGACACACAAGCACTGCAAAGAGCTCTTGAGCAATTGATAATTGCTCCAGACCTGCGAATGAGCTTAGGAACGCAAGGATGCAAGAGAGTACACGATCATTTTCGACAACAAATCATCTGGAATGGTTTAGCTGAATTGTATTCGCAACTCGCTTGAATTAACAGCTTTCCGAGAACGGAATACTTCCCTAGATCGATTGATGACTTGACGGATTTGCAGAGCAAATATCTGAAATCAACAGAAGAATTGCTTAGTGATTTCTGAACAGTCAAAACGAACCATTTTGGTCACTGGATGTGCTGGATTCATCGGCTTTCATCTTGCAAAGCGGTTGCTTGAAGACGGTGAGAGTGCTGTGGGTGTCGATAATCTCAACGAATATTTCAGCGTAGACCTGAAGTGTGTCCGTTTGCGAAAACTGAGGTCTTTTGACAGATTTGCATTCGAGGATTTTCACCTTGCCAATGATGCTGAAACGGTGCATTTGTTCCAGCGGTTTGACTTTGAAAGGGCCATCCACCTTGCCGCCCAGGCGGGAGTTCGCTACTCAATCGATAATCCAAAGGTCTATCTTCAATCCAATCTGGTTGCCACAGGAAACATCTTGGAAGGTTGCCGTCACCATAGTGTGAAACACCCTATCTACGCCAGCAGCAGCAGCAGTGCTTGTGGGGCGAATACTCGGCAGCCTTTTTCCGTACATGACAACGTCGATCATGCGATCAGCTTGTACGCAGCGACGAAGAAATCGAATGAACTGATAGCGCACTGCTAAAGCCATTTATACGGATTGCCGACAACCGGCCTAAGGTTTTTTACCGTTTACGGTCCCTGGGGGCGACCGGATATGGCGTACTACAAGTTCACGCGGGCCATTCTGCGTGGGGAACCGATCAATGTCTTTTGAGCCATGGCCGTATGAAGCGAGACTTCACTTATGTCGACGACATCGTAGAGGCCATCGTTCGCATTGTCGACCATACAGCCACATCCAATCTTTCCTGGAACAGCAATGACCCTGACCCGGGATCGAGTACGGCACTGTACCGCGTATAAACCTCGGCAACAACCAACCGGTCGAACTTTCCAGGTTTATTGAGATCATTGAAGAGAGTCTGGGCGTCAAGGCCAACATCAATTACCAACCCATGCAACCGGGCGAATGTATTGGAAACCTTCGCGGACGTCGATGATCTAATGCGTGTCGTCGGTTTTCGTCCGAGGACGAGCATTGAAGAAGGTATCGCAAACTTCGTGGATTGGTATTGTAATTACTATGTGGACGAAGTTCTGGAATTCGCGGCTGTTTGACGCTATTGCAGAAAAACCAATATGCATAAACGCACGTTTGACCTGCTTTCCTCGTCATGCTTGTTAGTGGTGCTGAGCCCGATCCTTTTTGTGGTCGCTGGTTTGGTCAGGCTACGCTTGGGATCGCCCATTTTCTTTCGGCAACGTCGCCCCGGGTTAAAGGGCAAGCCGTTTGAACTGATGAAGTTCAGGACGATGACCGATGCGCGCGATGCAATGGGAAATTTGCTTCCGGACAATCAAAGAATGACAAGATTCGGACGGTTTTTACGATCGAGTAGCCTGGACGAGCTTCCCACGCTTTTAAATGTCATCCGTGGCGACATGAGCCTGGTTGGACCAAGGCCGCTGTTGATGGAGTACTTGCCGAAGTACACGGCAGAGGAAAATCGTCGGCATGAGGTGCGTCCAGGGATTACTGGCTGGGCTCAAGTCAACGGACGAAACGCGATTCGCTGGGAAGAAAAATTCCGGCTGGACGTTTGGTACGTCGACCATCAAAGTTTGTGGTTGGATCTTTACATCCTGATGCTGACGGCGTGGAAGGTTGTTCGGCGGAGTGACATTAGTGCCGATGGGCACGCCACGATGCCAAAGTTTGAACGAAGGCCTTCGTCGAACAGCGTCTACGATCCAGCAGACGCATTGCCGAACATCAACTGAACGCACACACCTGGAGTAATTCGAATGCCCGAAAATTCGTTCCATAGTCTTGACCGATCTCAATTGTCGAATCGAATTCGATTAGTTTTTGAAGAAGTTGCAAAGGACGGGGAAAAAGAATTTGCCTTGCGCGATGAAGATTCCACTGTTCTGCTGAATTCTGGTCTCGACTCATTAGATTTTGCGATCATTGTTGCTAGGCTAGAGGACGATCTCGACGTGGATCCTTTCGCTGCCTCGGATGATGCGTTCTATCCGAAAACCTTTGGCGATTTTGTCGACTTCTATTTCAAGAACATGCCCGAGTCGAAAGAGTCGGGTTCGCCTACATGAGCCTCCGCGATCAACTTCGAAACGTTGATCCGTGCCGGCGTCTCTGGTCGACACAGGATGGGGGAACGTACACGGCGAATCGATTGCTGGACGAACTGAACACCGTTGGCGAAACCCTGAACCGACTTCCTCGTCGTGTCGCTATCGTTGCCACGTCCAGTCTTGATCTCGCCTGGTTGCTATTGGTCCTTGACGGTGCCCTTGAGCAGATTTCCATCGTTCCGTCAGGCGTTGATCAGACCACACGCAATCGACTACTGAAATCTTCCGGCGCCAATGGGGTGATTTGTTGCGAAAACGCGCCTGTCACAGAGTTTTTTCCGGCCGTACGCCTGAAATCGATAAATTCAACGAACCCTATCGCAGTTGGCAAATTGGGTAAATCGAGTGCAGAATTCGCATTGGGCTCGCCTCAAGGGAATGCAACCAAACGAACCGGGCAAGCCACCCGATGGCAAATGTGTACGTCTGGCACAAGCGGGCCACGGAAATGGGTTAGCCACACGCTGCGGTCGCTGACAAAATCATTGAAACGAAACACGGAGGCTGGTGCGAAATTTCGCTGGGCATCCATCTACGATCTTTCCAGTTTCGCGGGTCTACAAGTATTTCTACAGAGTTGGTATGCCGGTTCCGAACTCTTGATGGTCGACCATCAAGAGCCGATACAGGATCGAGTGAATTTCTTGGCCGATTCTGGATGCAATGCAGTTTCAGCGACTCCATCAACATGGCGCGTCCTTCTGATGAGCACCGCGATTGCGTCATTGCGATTGAAGCAAGTAACACTGGGGGGAGAGCCTGCGGATCAACTGATACTGGACACGTTGCAAAGAACATTTCCAGACAGTCGGGTCACTCATATTTATGCTTCAACGGAAGCGGGCGCGGGTTTTGCGATATCGGATACACGTGAGGGATTCCCAGCGAGCTACTTGCACACTCCCCCCCGAGGATTGGAACTTTGCGTCAGCTCGAACAGTACCTTACTGATTCGCCCTGAATGTTTTGACCAACATTATGCTGGTTCCAAACGGCCGATTCAAAACGCCGACGGTTTCATTGACTCCGGTGATCTTGTCCGTCGCCAAGCAGATCGTTTTGTGTTTTGTGGTCGTGCCGATGGGGTGATCAATGTGGGAGGAAGAAAAGTTCATCCGTTTGAAGTTGAGTCTTGCTTGCTGCGGCATGACAGTGTCTCGATGGCCCATGTTTTTGCTCGGCGGAGCCCTATCGTTGGCTCGCTTGTACAGGCCCATGTTGTGTTGCGAACCGGCTTGAGTCCCACACGAGAAATCAAAACGTCCCTCATGAACCACTGTAGGGGACATCTGCAGCCACATCAGGTTCCTGCCAGCTTGAGAATAGTGGATTCGCTGCAGCTGTCCGACAATGGAAAGCTTCGTAGAGCGACACAGGAATCGTCTGACCCTAAGACATTCACCACAGTTTCAAATTGAAAGTCTGACCGATGCGGCTTCCTACCGAATCGATACTGCCCCCCTTCCGTTTGCGTCAATGATGCCTGACGAACCATACCATGAACATCGAGGAACTGTCGTCGTCACTGGGGCAACCCGTGGCCTGGGTTTGGCCATTGCTGCGCGACTCGCAAACGATTGCTTTCAAGTGATTGCCACCGGTCGATCAAAAAGCCGGCAGTTTTGCGAGCTCGAAGACGACCGCCAAATCCAGAACCACGTTAAGTTTGCCGAGCTTGATTTATCGAATCACACCAAGATTCGGGAAACGGCACGGACGATCGAGAAGGAACACGGGCCGATCCTTGGGCTTGTGAACAACGCTGCAATTGGCACAGATGGAATTCTTGCAACCATGCATGAAACACAGATCATTGAGCTGATTAATGTGAATGTCACTGGGACGATCTTGCTGACTAAGCATCTAGCACGGTCGATGCTGAAACGCCGCACTGGGCGAGTCATTAATGTAGCGTCGATTATTGGACACACTGGGTACAGCGGACTAAGCGTCTACGCGGCAAGCAAATCGGCAATGCTTGGTTTCACCAGATCGTTGTCGCGGGAACTGGGCAAAGCTGGAATTACCGTCAACAGTGTTTCCCCTGGCTACATGGAAACCGACATGACAAAGTCAATGTCGGCCGATAAGCTTTCGACAATTGCCCGCCGAAGTCCAATGTCAAAGCTGGTCGACGTCCGAGAGGTAGCAGGCACGGTGGCATTCCTGCTAAGTGAGGACGCAAAATCCATCACTGGAACAGACATCGTGGTGGACGCAGGCAGCCGTGCGTGAAACCAGCAAGGTCTTATTGAATGAACGGGCGTTTCACAATCTTCAAATTCCTGCTGGTGC is from Crateriforma conspicua and encodes:
- a CDS encoding lipopolysaccharide biosynthesis protein — protein: MRTGFQWTFIGNSVYAASQWGILAVLNKVGSTEAAGLFLLAHAIVSPAALFFNFNFRVVWVTDAAANIRFGEFVCARLVYSVLLLVFVVAIGLIMPDANTSIVLSLVAMGIAAAGLSISDLFCGLFQKQERLDLSARTTMFRGILNFGSFACTFCSTRNVVASIAAMGIARIFLVLFHDLPLANSLFGQQRTWRPNPEFGLKFSWESTRTLTCIGLPLGINAIAGSLTPQIPRLILNYQNGLEALGVFGSISQVIAIGSMVITALGTVFMPRLSKAHQKGDVKQFVYLTFWSIAVAIAIGTTAVCVSSLIGERLLRLLYTPEYSQYQSVLVICMLAATGSFAGCICGMIIASARRFSLVLVASLSQCSMALIAALLFIPRFGLHGAAYSLVVSNIIMCILYAVFLASVVRDLRHAAVS
- a CDS encoding acyl carrier protein, coding for MPENSFHSLDRSQLSNRIRLVFEEVAKDGEKEFALRDEDSTVLLNSGLDSLDFAIIVARLEDDLDVDPFAASDDAFYPKTFGDFVDFYFKNMPESKESGSPT
- a CDS encoding glycosyltransferase, whose amino-acid sequence is MRFVSRSFENQVLLITLKECAVSNLKMKYHGNLLFVADSVYTKHENEIFGLRVFGREFFDAYLKVFDTVTICARVQQVDQRPKDLPRTDSERIRFVGLPNVHGIRWLLGCDTRIRSSISTAAEKADALVSRVPSTTGFIAYHAAKKLRKPFLAEVVGDPLDSISNYGKGPAFQALGWIYYLRFKRFMKQQKLASYVSRRILGVRYPAADDALVEEYSSVRLSADRLLQSKAYDAPPKTLQVLCLLSFLGYKRHIDLIHAAEILHRAGISFHLHMAGDGPEKSFIVQRCQELGISDATTFYGYVADAQELNEIIDRCNVVVVPSAQEGLPRSMLEGMSRGLAATGSEVGGIPDLARETEVFSLGDVDHLAKILKRFAGSAKELSAASEHAINTARQYTAPILEPRRTRMYQALANQAGCNDAII
- a CDS encoding SDR family oxidoreductase yields the protein MMPDEPYHEHRGTVVVTGATRGLGLAIAARLANDCFQVIATGRSKSRQFCELEDDRQIQNHVKFAELDLSNHTKIRETARTIEKEHGPILGLVNNAAIGTDGILATMHETQIIELINVNVTGTILLTKHLARSMLKRRTGRVINVASIIGHTGYSGLSVYAASKSAMLGFTRSLSRELGKAGITVNSVSPGYMETDMTKSMSADKLSTIARRSPMSKLVDVREVAGTVAFLLSEDAKSITGTDIVVDAGSRA
- a CDS encoding glycosyltransferase family 4 protein; translated protein: MSNSELARIFIATEQSSPLAQNTAIDNAGIVATPEMCLKERPLEGKKLCVIVTASVTLSALYRGQFDFLINEGMQVTAVSAPGADLEEIEKLGVRVEPIAMEREPRPTRDLMSLYRLWRFLRRERFDIVHVSTPKAGFLGAVAARLACQPCIVFTLRGRTYENLSGLKRGLFAGLDRTTCSIAKLVIPICRELGDAVIREGICRREKLRFVGKGSSNGIEASRFHRDAEAEATATDLRKQLGIDNQDIVVLFVGRIRREKGVNELVEAMKPLLNHYPHLHMVMVGSPESSDPINSETEVEIKSNDRIHELGWLPNPERAFWTADIVAMPSYREGFGNVALEAGAAGLPVVGFDIMGLREAIEDGESGILVPLRDTQALQRALEQLIIAPDLRMSLGTQGCKRVHDHFRQQIIWNGLAELYSQLA
- a CDS encoding DUF6625 family protein — encoded protein: MQTQYSSKITIIVVYVGKLPQLFPFWLRSCEFNPSIEWIVFTDDKTEYKFPPNVHRELITFDQLKLRFQKIFPFKISLDHPYKLCDFKPVFGLAFEDYLVNSDFWGHTDVDLLYGNIRQYFTDSVLDSHDKCLGFGHLALFRNATIVNEAIVGRPDYGGCSREYRRDYLGPLESRHRDQWELNLSRWESTKASIAETVFSTEDGYAFDEWSLKRYGVNDLLLDSGLSLFDERPFANIHIPKGHFELSRFTHLPEQHPTSRSVFSFDRGRLQRHRIAQDRIIETELLYLHLQKRPMGLSVSPEQIDRFLVVPNQIVELPGELNDDRIRRLGRPRFFYPYFFRFKYENSRKKIGRAMKR
- a CDS encoding sugar transferase, producing the protein MHKRTFDLLSSSCLLVVLSPILFVVAGLVRLRLGSPIFFRQRRPGLKGKPFELMKFRTMTDARDAMGNLLPDNQRMTRFGRFLRSSSLDELPTLLNVIRGDMSLVGPRPLLMEYLPKYTAEENRRHEVRPGITGWAQVNGRNAIRWEEKFRLDVWYVDHQSLWLDLYILMLTAWKVVRRSDISADGHATMPKFERRPSSNSVYDPADALPNIN
- a CDS encoding AMP-binding protein; the encoded protein is MSLRDQLRNVDPCRRLWSTQDGGTYTANRLLDELNTVGETLNRLPRRVAIVATSSLDLAWLLLVLDGALEQISIVPSGVDQTTRNRLLKSSGANGVICCENAPVTEFFPAVRLKSINSTNPIAVGKLGKSSAEFALGSPQGNATKRTGQATRWQMCTSGTSGPRKWVSHTLRSLTKSLKRNTEAGAKFRWASIYDLSSFAGLQVFLQSWYAGSELLMVDHQEPIQDRVNFLADSGCNAVSATPSTWRVLLMSTAIASLRLKQVTLGGEPADQLILDTLQRTFPDSRVTHIYASTEAGAGFAISDTREGFPASYLHTPPRGLELCVSSNSTLLIRPECFDQHYAGSKRPIQNADGFIDSGDLVRRQADRFVFCGRADGVINVGGRKVHPFEVESCLLRHDSVSMAHVFARRSPIVGSLVQAHVVLRTGLSPTREIKTSLMNHCRGHLQPHQVPASLRIVDSLQLSDNGKLRRATQESSDPKTFTTVSN
- a CDS encoding serine O-acetyltransferase, with amino-acid sequence MSILARLFDILNLQLCFCEISSAAEIGPGLEIAHVGAITIGGGTRLGRRCVIFQGVLIGNSFNHLGIKKNADGRHQPVIGDQVVVGAGAKILGPVCIGSNVIVGANSVVVSDISPGSVAVGIPARTIPGDAERIPAIIID